CTGGCGCAACTGGATGCGCTGGGTTGCCTCGCGTCGAACAGCGTGCTGGTGCACGGCGTCGCATTGCGCGAGCGCGACATCGATCGCGTGATCGAAACGGGCGCTGCGGTGGTGTGGTGCCCGACCAGCAACCACAACCTGCTCGGGCGCACACTCGATCCGCGGCGCCTGCATGCCGCCGGGCGGCTGGCGTTGGGCAGCGATTCGCGGCTCAGCGGCGCGCGCGATCTGCTCGATGAATTGCGCGGCATCGTCGCTGCCGGCGTACTCGCTGCGCGCGACGCGCTGGCACTTGCGACAACCGATGCCGCACGCATCCTGCGCCTGCCGCAACGCGGCCATCTCGGGGCCGGCGCCCCCGCGGACCTGCTGGTCGTCGCCGATCGCGGTGGCGACCCCGCATGCAGCATCGTCGGGATCGAACGCAGCGACGTTCGCGCCGTGATACGCGATGGCGTGCCGCGCATCGCCGATCCCGACTTCGCCGAATGGTTCGACGCGGCCGGCGTGGAAGCGGTGCCGGTAACGCTGGACGGAAAGTCCAAGCTGCTCGCGAAGGCGCTGGCCGATCCGGTGCTCGTGGAGATGGAACCCGGGCTCGAATTCGCTTCGCGTACCGAAGAGCCGGCGACCGAACCGGCGCTGGCCGAGGGACATTGCTGATGTCGCACGTCGAAACGCTGGAACCGCGTGCCGCGTACGCCTTGTGGGCGGCGAGCTATCCGCCGCACGCGCACAACCCGGTAATGCAGGCGGAAGAGCGCGCGATGTTGAAATTGATGCCGGCGGATTTG
The genomic region above belongs to Rhodanobacteraceae bacterium and contains:
- a CDS encoding chlorohydrolase family protein, coding for MTAAAVSLHGARTITAEGESRAPLSIADGSVCASSPARAYRINLRDHVIAPGLINAHEHLHLNAVPPLPMGAPFPNSYAWIEAFQAHFRNPFVVAALAIPKTLRLRHGALKNLLAGTTCVAHHDPWHPALDARDFPVALLRDYGWSYALGWPAYGPPASRSFDATPADRPWMIHLAEGTDDIAHAELAQLDALGCLASNSVLVHGVALRERDIDRVIETGAAVVWCPTSNHNLLGRTLDPRRLHAAGRLALGSDSRLSGARDLLDELRGIVAAGVLAARDALALATTDAARILRLPQRGHLGAGAPADLLVVADRGGDPACSIVGIERSDVRAVIRDGVPRIADPDFAEWFDAAGVEAVPVTLDGKSKLLAKALADPVLVEMEPGLEFASRTEEPATEPALAEGHC